The proteins below come from a single Streptococcus hyointestinalis genomic window:
- a CDS encoding MerR family transcriptional regulator: MKGKELRRSMAVFSIGAVMKLTDLSARQIRYYEDQGLISPERTSGNRRMFSLNDMDRLLEIKDFLDEGLNIAAIKREYADRKDRNLQKQQALTDEDVRRILRDELQNQGRFATPSQTIGKGRF; encoded by the coding sequence ATGAAAGGTAAGGAATTACGTCGTAGTATGGCAGTTTTCTCCATTGGTGCTGTCATGAAGTTGACAGATTTATCGGCTAGGCAGATTCGTTACTATGAGGATCAGGGCTTGATTTCCCCAGAGAGAACGTCTGGAAATCGCCGCATGTTCTCATTAAACGACATGGATCGTCTGCTAGAGATCAAAGACTTTCTGGATGAGGGGCTTAACATTGCAGCAATCAAGCGGGAGTATGCTGACCGCAAGGATCGCAATTTGCAAAAGCAACAGGCTCTGACAGACGAGGACGTCAGACGTATCTTACGTGATGAACTCCAAAATCAAGGTCGCTTTGCGACTCCTTCACAAACCATTGGTAAAGGCCGATTTTAG
- a CDS encoding FUSC family protein, whose amino-acid sequence MLKKYKFSPDKFHLGMRTVKTGLAVFIVLLVFHLFDWEGLQIGALTAVFSLREDFDKSIHFGVSRIVGNSIGGLLALIFFLLKIWFHEAFWVTLFFVPILTMLCIMINVAIDNKSGVIGAVAALLIITLSIPTGNTILYVFARVFETFCGVFIATLVNTDVDWLRQRFFKKKTKEK is encoded by the coding sequence ATGTTAAAAAAATACAAGTTTTCTCCTGATAAGTTTCATCTAGGCATGCGGACGGTCAAGACTGGACTTGCTGTTTTTATTGTTCTGTTGGTCTTTCATCTCTTTGATTGGGAGGGCTTGCAAATTGGTGCTTTAACGGCTGTTTTTAGCTTGCGTGAGGATTTTGATAAGAGTATCCACTTTGGGGTGTCTCGTATCGTTGGCAATAGTATCGGTGGTCTTTTGGCTTTAATCTTTTTTCTCCTCAAGATTTGGTTTCACGAAGCCTTTTGGGTGACTCTCTTTTTTGTTCCAATACTAACCATGCTCTGTATCATGATCAATGTTGCTATTGACAATAAATCTGGTGTCATCGGAGCAGTAGCTGCTCTACTTATCATCACACTTTCTATTCCTACGGGCAATACCATTTTATACGTGTTTGCTAGGGTCTTTGAGACCTTCTGTGGGGTTTTTATCGCTACTTTGGTCAATACCGATGTGGACTGGTTACGCCAGCGATTTTTCAAAAAGAAAACCAAAGAAAAATGA
- the gap gene encoding type I glyceraldehyde-3-phosphate dehydrogenase — MVVKVGINGFGRIGRLAFRRIQNVEGVEVTRINDLTDPAMLAHLLKYDTTQGRFDGTVEVKEGGFEVNGKFVKVSAERDPEQIDWATDGVEIVLEATGFFASKEKAEKHLHANGAKKVVITAPGGNDVKTIVFNTNHDILDGTETVISGASCTTNCLAPMAKALNDAFGIKQGLMTTIHAYTGDQMTLDGPHRGGDLRRARAAAENIVPNSTGAAKAIGLVIPELNGKLDGAAQRVPVPSGSVTELVAVLDKEVTAEEVNAAMKAASNESYGYNEDQIVSSDIVGISYGSLFDATQTKVQTVDGHQLVKVVSWYDNEMSYTSQLVRTLEYFAKIAK; from the coding sequence ATGGTAGTTAAAGTTGGTATTAACGGTTTCGGTCGTATCGGTCGTCTTGCTTTCCGTCGTATCCAAAACGTTGAAGGTGTTGAAGTAACTCGTATCAACGACCTTACAGATCCAGCAATGCTTGCACACTTGTTGAAATACGATACAACTCAAGGTCGTTTCGACGGTACTGTTGAAGTTAAAGAAGGTGGATTCGAAGTTAATGGTAAATTCGTTAAAGTTTCTGCTGAACGTGACCCAGAACAAATCGACTGGGCAACTGACGGTGTAGAAATCGTTCTTGAAGCTACAGGTTTCTTTGCTTCTAAAGAAAAAGCTGAAAAACACTTGCACGCAAACGGTGCTAAAAAAGTTGTTATTACAGCACCAGGTGGTAACGATGTTAAAACTATCGTTTTCAACACTAACCACGACATCCTTGATGGTACTGAAACAGTAATCTCAGGTGCTTCATGTACTACAAACTGTCTTGCACCAATGGCTAAAGCTTTGAACGATGCATTTGGTATCAAACAAGGTTTGATGACTACTATCCACGCTTACACTGGTGACCAAATGACTCTTGACGGTCCACACCGTGGTGGTGACCTTCGTCGTGCACGTGCTGCTGCAGAAAACATCGTACCTAACTCAACAGGTGCTGCTAAAGCTATCGGTCTTGTTATCCCAGAATTGAACGGTAAACTTGACGGTGCTGCACAACGTGTTCCTGTTCCATCTGGATCAGTTACTGAATTGGTAGCAGTTCTTGACAAAGAAGTAACTGCTGAAGAAGTGAACGCAGCTATGAAAGCAGCTTCAAACGAATCTTACGGTTACAACGAAGACCAAATCGTATCTTCTGATATCGTTGGTATTTCATACGGTTCATTGTTTGACGCTACTCAAACTAAAGTTCAAACAGTTGACGGACACCAATTGGTTAAAGTTGTTTCATGGTACGACAACGAAATGTCATACACTTCACAACTTGTTCGTACACTTGAATACTTCGCAAAAATCGCTAAATAA
- a CDS encoding RelA/SpoT family protein: protein MAKIVNLTGDEVVALTQKYMNDSDVAYVKKALDYATEAHITQVRKSGEPYIIHPIQVAGILADLQLDAVTVACGFLHDVVEDTDRTLDDIEENFGKDARDIVDGVTKLGKVEYKSHEEQLAENHRKMLMAMSKDIRVILVKLADRLHNMRTLKHLRKDKQERISRETMEIYAPLAHRLGISRIKWELEDLSFRYLNEVEFYKISHMMSEKRREREALVDEIVKKIKDYTEEQGLYGDVYGRPKHIYSIYRKMRDKKKRFDQIYDLIAIRCIMESPSDVYAMVGYIHELWRPMPGRFKDYIAAPKANGYQSIHTTVYGPKGPIEIQIRTKEMHEVAEYGVAAHWAYKKGIKGKVNSQEQALGMNWIKELVELQADSGGDAKEFVDSVKEDIFTERIYVFTPTGAVQELPKDSGPIDFAYAIHTQVGEKATGARVNGRMVPLTAKLKTGDVVEIITNPNSFGPSRDWIKIVKTNKARNKIRQFFKNQDKELSVSKGRDMLVSYFQEQGYVANKYLDKKHIDAILPRLSVRSEEALYAAVGFGDLSPVTVFNRLTEKERREEERAKAKAEAEELMNGGEVKKEKKEVLKVRSENGVIIQGASGLLMRIAKCCNPVPGDAIEGYITKGRGVAIHRADCHNLKSQENYEQRLVDVEWDTTTNDSKEYMAEIDIYGLNRSGLLNDVLQTLSNATKSISTVNAQPTKDMKFANIHVSFGIPNLSHLTTVVDKIKIIPDVYSVKRTNG, encoded by the coding sequence ATGGCAAAAATTGTAAATTTAACGGGGGATGAGGTTGTAGCACTCACCCAAAAGTATATGAATGATTCTGATGTGGCTTATGTCAAAAAGGCGCTTGATTATGCGACAGAAGCGCACATCACACAAGTGCGAAAGTCAGGGGAGCCTTATATTATCCACCCTATCCAAGTGGCTGGGATTTTAGCAGACCTACAGCTGGATGCGGTGACAGTGGCGTGTGGTTTTTTACACGATGTGGTTGAGGACACTGACCGAACGCTTGACGATATTGAGGAAAATTTTGGCAAGGACGCACGTGATATTGTCGATGGCGTGACAAAGCTGGGTAAAGTGGAGTACAAGAGCCATGAGGAACAACTAGCTGAAAATCACCGCAAAATGCTCATGGCAATGTCAAAGGACATCCGTGTGATTTTGGTTAAGCTAGCTGACCGCCTACACAATATGCGTACCCTCAAGCACCTACGAAAAGACAAGCAAGAGCGTATCTCACGTGAGACCATGGAGATTTACGCACCGCTAGCGCACCGTTTGGGGATTAGTCGTATCAAGTGGGAGCTAGAGGATTTATCGTTTCGCTATCTCAATGAAGTCGAGTTTTACAAGATTTCACACATGATGAGTGAGAAGCGCCGTGAGCGTGAAGCTTTGGTGGATGAGATTGTCAAAAAAATCAAGGACTACACCGAAGAGCAAGGGCTTTACGGTGACGTTTACGGGCGTCCTAAGCATATCTACTCGATTTATCGCAAAATGCGGGACAAGAAAAAACGCTTTGACCAGATTTACGACTTGATTGCCATTCGCTGTATCATGGAGAGCCCAAGTGATGTCTATGCCATGGTTGGCTACATCCACGAGCTTTGGCGTCCAATGCCAGGACGTTTCAAGGACTACATTGCAGCGCCAAAGGCAAATGGCTACCAGTCAATCCACACGACGGTCTACGGTCCTAAAGGTCCTATCGAGATTCAAATCCGCACCAAGGAAATGCACGAAGTCGCTGAATACGGGGTTGCTGCGCACTGGGCTTATAAAAAAGGTATCAAAGGTAAGGTTAACTCGCAAGAGCAAGCGCTTGGCATGAACTGGATAAAAGAGTTGGTTGAGCTGCAGGCAGACTCAGGTGGTGACGCCAAGGAATTTGTCGACTCTGTCAAGGAAGACATCTTTACAGAGCGTATCTATGTCTTTACACCTACTGGTGCCGTGCAGGAGTTGCCAAAGGACTCAGGACCGATTGATTTTGCCTATGCTATTCACACGCAGGTCGGTGAAAAAGCGACTGGCGCTCGTGTCAATGGACGCATGGTGCCTTTGACCGCTAAGTTAAAAACTGGCGATGTCGTTGAAATCATCACCAATCCTAATTCTTTTGGACCAAGCAGAGATTGGATTAAGATTGTCAAGACCAATAAAGCCCGCAACAAAATCCGTCAATTCTTTAAAAATCAAGACAAGGAGCTCTCTGTCAGCAAAGGGCGTGACATGCTGGTGTCTTATTTCCAAGAGCAGGGCTATGTTGCTAACAAATATCTGGATAAAAAGCATATTGATGCCATTTTGCCACGGCTAAGCGTGCGCAGTGAGGAAGCCCTCTATGCAGCGGTTGGTTTTGGTGATTTGAGTCCTGTGACGGTCTTTAACCGCTTGACCGAAAAAGAACGCCGTGAGGAAGAGCGCGCTAAAGCCAAGGCAGAAGCAGAAGAGCTCATGAACGGCGGCGAGGTTAAAAAAGAGAAAAAAGAAGTCCTTAAAGTCCGCAGCGAAAATGGCGTTATCATTCAAGGAGCGTCTGGGCTCCTCATGCGTATCGCCAAATGCTGTAATCCTGTTCCAGGAGACGCCATTGAGGGCTACATCACCAAAGGACGTGGGGTAGCCATTCACCGTGCGGATTGCCACAATTTAAAAAGCCAGGAAAACTATGAGCAGCGCTTGGTTGATGTAGAGTGGGATACGACCACAAACGACAGCAAAGAATACATGGCAGAGATTGACATTTACGGGCTCAATCGCAGTGGCTTGCTAAATGATGTGTTACAGACGCTCAGTAACGCTACAAAGAGTATCTCTACGGTCAATGCTCAGCCAACAAAAGACATGAAATTTGCTAATATCCATGTCAGCTTTGGCATTCCAAACCTGTCTCACCTGACCACAGTTGTTGACAAGATAAAAATCATCCCTGACGTTTACTCTGTCAAACGCACAAACGGCTAA
- the nrdI gene encoding class Ib ribonucleoside-diphosphate reductase assembly flavoprotein NrdI, translating to MTITIIYISLSGNTESFVKRLSSYLKTWHQIDTKLINIKELDHTTFPVTEPFVAMLPTYLEGGNGVDNGDVEILTTPLGDFIAAHDNYKSCYGIVGSGNRNFNHQFCLTAKQYAKRFGFPVLDEFELRGTSSDIERIAGKIIAAQEAFDVD from the coding sequence ATGACTATTACGATTATCTATATTAGCCTGAGTGGCAATACCGAGAGTTTTGTCAAGCGTCTGTCAAGTTATCTCAAAACCTGGCACCAGATAGACACCAAGCTCATCAATATCAAAGAACTCGACCACACGACCTTTCCTGTGACAGAACCTTTTGTCGCTATGCTGCCAACTTATCTCGAGGGGGGAAATGGTGTCGATAACGGCGATGTCGAGATTTTAACAACACCTCTTGGTGACTTTATCGCTGCTCATGACAACTACAAATCCTGCTATGGTATCGTAGGCTCTGGCAATCGCAACTTCAACCATCAATTTTGCCTAACCGCCAAGCAATACGCTAAGCGCTTTGGCTTTCCTGTCCTAGATGAGTTTGAACTGCGTGGCACATCTAGTGATATTGAGCGTATCGCAGGTAAAATCATTGCCGCCCAAGAGGCATTTGATGTAGACTAA
- the rpsL gene encoding 30S ribosomal protein S12, with protein MPTINQLVRKPRKSKVEKSKSPALNVGYNSHKKVPTNISSPQKRGVATRVGTMTPKKPNSALRKFARVRLSNLIEVTAYIPGIGHNLQEHSVVLIRGGRVKDLPGVRYHIVRGALDTAGVADRKQSRSKYGAKRPKG; from the coding sequence ATGCCTACAATTAACCAGTTGGTTCGTAAACCACGTAAATCTAAAGTAGAAAAATCTAAATCACCAGCGCTTAACGTTGGTTATAACAGTCACAAAAAAGTTCCAACAAATATCTCATCACCTCAAAAACGTGGTGTTGCGACTCGTGTTGGTACTATGACACCTAAAAAACCTAACTCTGCCCTTCGTAAATTTGCTCGTGTACGTTTGAGTAACCTTATCGAAGTAACAGCTTACATCCCAGGTATCGGACACAACCTTCAAGAACACAGTGTTGTGCTTATCCGTGGTGGACGTGTAAAAGACCTTCCAGGGGTACGTTACCATATCGTTCGTGGTGCACTTGATACTGCAGGTGTTGCTGACCGTAAACAAAGCCGTTCTAAATACGGTGCAAAACGCCCTAAAGGGTAA
- the rpsG gene encoding 30S ribosomal protein S7 produces the protein MSRKNQAPKREVLPDPLYNSKIVTRLINRVMLDGKRGTAATIVYDAFEQIKEATGNDALEVFETAMENIMPVLEVRARRVGGSNYQVPVEVRPERRTTLGLRWLVNASRARGEHTMKDRLAKEIMDAANNTGASVKKREDTHRMAEANRAFAHFRW, from the coding sequence ATGAGTCGTAAAAACCAAGCGCCAAAACGCGAAGTATTACCAGATCCATTATACAATTCAAAAATCGTAACACGTCTTATCAACCGTGTTATGCTTGATGGTAAACGTGGTACAGCTGCTACTATCGTTTACGATGCTTTTGAGCAAATCAAAGAAGCTACAGGCAACGACGCTCTTGAAGTGTTTGAAACAGCTATGGAAAACATCATGCCTGTACTTGAAGTACGTGCACGTCGTGTCGGTGGTTCTAACTACCAAGTCCCAGTTGAAGTGCGTCCAGAACGTCGTACAACACTTGGACTTCGTTGGTTGGTAAACGCTTCACGTGCTCGTGGTGAACACACTATGAAAGACCGTCTTGCAAAAGAAATCATGGATGCAGCAAACAACACAGGTGCATCTGTTAAGAAACGTGAAGACACTCACCGTATGGCTGAAGCTAACCGTGCATTCGCACACTTCCGCTGGTAA
- the fusA gene encoding elongation factor G → MAREFSLEKTRNIGIMAHVDAGKTTTTERILYYTGKIHKIGETHEGASQMDWMEQEQERGITITSAATTAQWKDTRVNIIDTPGHVDFTIEVQRSLRVLDGAVTVLDAQSGVEPQTETVWRQATEYGVPRIVFANKMDKIGADFLYSVSTLHDRLQANAHPIQLPIGSEDDFRGIIDLIKMKAEIYTNDLGTDILEEDIPAEYLDQAQEYREKLVEAVAETDEDLMMKYLEGEEITNDELKAAIRKATINVEFYPVLCGSAFKNKGVQLMLDAVLDYLPSPLDIPAIKGINPDTDEEETRPASDDEPFAALAFKIMTDPFVGRLTFFRVYSGVLNSGSYVLNTTKGKRERIGRILQMHANTRKEIETVYSGDIAAAVGLKDTTTGDSLTDEKAKVILESIEVPEPVIQLMVEPKSKADQDKMGIALQKLAEEDPTFRVETNVETGETVISGMGELHLDVLVDRMKREFKVEANVGAPQVSYRETFRAATQARGFFKRQSGGKGQFGDVWIEFTPNEEGKGFEFENAIVGGVVPREFIPAVEKGLEESMANGVLAGYPMVDIKAKLYDGSYHDVDSSETAFKIAASLALKEAAKTAQPVILEPMMLVTITAPEENLGDVMGHVTARRGRVDGMEARGNTQVVRAYVPLAEMFGYATVLRSATQGRGTFMMVFDHYEDVPKSVQEEIIKKNNGE, encoded by the coding sequence ATGGCACGCGAATTTTCACTTGAAAAAACTCGTAATATCGGTATCATGGCTCACGTTGATGCTGGTAAAACTACTACAACAGAGCGTATCCTTTACTACACTGGTAAAATCCACAAAATCGGTGAAACTCACGAAGGTGCGTCTCAAATGGACTGGATGGAGCAAGAGCAAGAACGTGGTATCACTATCACATCTGCTGCGACAACAGCGCAATGGAAAGACACTCGTGTAAACATTATCGACACACCAGGGCACGTGGACTTCACTATCGAAGTACAACGTTCTCTTCGTGTTCTTGACGGTGCGGTAACTGTTCTTGATGCACAATCAGGTGTTGAACCACAAACAGAAACTGTATGGCGTCAAGCAACTGAGTACGGTGTTCCTCGTATCGTATTTGCTAACAAGATGGACAAAATCGGTGCAGACTTCCTTTACTCAGTATCTACACTTCACGACCGTCTTCAAGCAAATGCTCACCCAATCCAATTGCCAATCGGTTCAGAAGATGATTTCCGTGGTATCATCGACCTTATCAAGATGAAAGCTGAAATCTACACAAACGACCTTGGTACAGACATCCTTGAAGAAGATATTCCTGCAGAATACCTTGATCAAGCACAAGAATACCGTGAAAAATTGGTTGAAGCAGTTGCAGAAACTGACGAAGACCTTATGATGAAATACCTTGAAGGTGAAGAAATCACAAACGACGAATTGAAAGCTGCTATCCGTAAAGCAACTATCAACGTTGAATTCTACCCAGTTCTTTGTGGTTCAGCCTTCAAAAATAAAGGTGTTCAATTGATGCTTGACGCAGTTCTTGACTACCTTCCAAGCCCACTTGATATCCCTGCTATCAAAGGTATCAACCCAGATACAGACGAAGAAGAAACACGTCCAGCGTCTGATGATGAGCCATTTGCAGCGCTTGCCTTCAAGATCATGACAGACCCATTCGTAGGTCGTTTGACTTTCTTCCGTGTTTACTCAGGTGTCTTGAACTCAGGTTCTTACGTGCTTAACACAACTAAAGGTAAACGTGAACGTATCGGACGTATCCTTCAAATGCACGCCAACACTCGTAAAGAAATCGAAACAGTTTACTCTGGTGACATCGCCGCTGCTGTTGGTTTGAAAGATACAACAACTGGTGACTCATTGACTGATGAAAAAGCTAAAGTTATCCTTGAGTCAATCGAAGTTCCAGAACCAGTTATCCAATTGATGGTTGAGCCAAAATCTAAAGCTGACCAAGATAAGATGGGTATCGCTCTTCAAAAACTTGCTGAAGAAGACCCAACATTCCGTGTTGAAACAAACGTTGAAACTGGTGAAACAGTTATCTCTGGTATGGGTGAGCTTCACTTGGATGTCCTTGTTGACCGTATGAAACGTGAATTCAAGGTTGAAGCAAACGTAGGTGCACCTCAAGTATCTTACCGTGAAACATTCCGTGCTGCTACACAAGCACGTGGATTCTTCAAACGTCAATCAGGTGGTAAAGGTCAATTTGGTGATGTTTGGATTGAATTCACTCCAAACGAAGAAGGTAAAGGATTCGAGTTTGAAAATGCTATCGTCGGTGGTGTGGTTCCACGTGAATTCATTCCAGCGGTTGAAAAAGGTTTGGAAGAATCTATGGCAAACGGTGTCCTTGCTGGTTACCCAATGGTTGACATCAAAGCGAAACTTTACGATGGTTCATACCACGATGTCGACTCATCTGAAACTGCCTTCAAGATTGCTGCATCTCTTGCCCTTAAAGAAGCTGCTAAGACTGCACAACCAGTTATCCTTGAGCCTATGATGCTTGTAACCATCACAGCACCAGAAGAAAACCTTGGTGACGTTATGGGTCACGTGACAGCTCGTCGTGGACGTGTTGACGGTATGGAAGCTCGTGGTAACACTCAAGTCGTTCGTGCTTACGTACCACTTGCAGAAATGTTTGGTTACGCAACTGTTCTTCGTTCAGCTACTCAAGGACGTGGTACTTTCATGATGGTATTTGACCACTACGAAGATGTTCCTAAGTCTGTTCAAGAAGAAATTATTAAGAAAAACAACGGTGAATAA
- a CDS encoding phosphoglycerate kinase, whose amino-acid sequence MAKLTVKDVDLKGKKVLVRVDFNVPLKDGVITNDNRITAALPTIKYIVEHGGRAILFSHLGRVKEEADKEGKSLAPVAADLSEKLGQEVIFPGVTRGEKLEAAIADMKDGDVLLVENTRFEDVDGKKESKNDPELGKYWASLGDGIFVNDAFGTAHRAHASNVGISANVDKAVAGFLLENEIAYIKEAVENPVRPFIAILGGSKVSDKIGVIENLLEKADKVLIGGGMTYTFFKAQGIEIGNSLVEEDKLDVAKSLLEKANGKLILPVDSKEANAFADYTEVKDTEGEAVDPGFLGLDIGPKSIAKFDQELTGAKTVVWNGPMGVFENPDFQAGTIGVMDAIVKQPGVKSIIGGGDSAAAAINLGRADKFSWISTGGGASMELLEGKELPGLAALTDK is encoded by the coding sequence ATGGCTAAATTAACTGTTAAAGACGTGGATTTGAAAGGTAAGAAAGTCCTCGTTCGTGTTGACTTTAACGTTCCTTTGAAAGATGGCGTTATTACTAACGATAACCGTATCACAGCTGCTCTTCCAACAATCAAATACATTGTTGAGCATGGTGGACGTGCTATTCTTTTCTCACACCTTGGACGTGTTAAAGAAGAAGCGGACAAAGAAGGTAAATCTTTGGCACCTGTAGCTGCTGACTTGTCAGAAAAACTTGGTCAAGAAGTTATCTTCCCAGGTGTTACACGTGGTGAAAAATTAGAAGCTGCTATTGCTGACATGAAAGATGGCGACGTTCTTCTTGTTGAAAACACTCGTTTTGAAGATGTTGATGGCAAGAAAGAATCTAAGAACGACCCAGAACTTGGTAAATATTGGGCAAGCCTTGGTGATGGTATCTTTGTTAACGACGCATTTGGTACAGCTCACCGTGCACACGCTTCAAACGTAGGTATCTCAGCTAACGTTGATAAAGCAGTAGCTGGTTTCCTTCTTGAAAATGAAATTGCATACATCAAAGAAGCTGTTGAAAACCCAGTTCGTCCATTCATCGCTATCCTTGGTGGTTCAAAAGTTTCAGACAAGATCGGTGTTATCGAAAACTTGCTTGAAAAAGCTGATAAAGTCCTTATCGGTGGTGGTATGACTTATACTTTCTTCAAAGCACAAGGTATCGAAATCGGTAACTCTCTTGTTGAAGAAGACAAACTTGATGTGGCTAAGTCTCTTCTTGAAAAAGCAAACGGTAAATTGATCTTGCCAGTAGACTCTAAAGAAGCAAATGCTTTTGCAGACTACACTGAAGTGAAAGATACTGAAGGCGAAGCTGTTGACCCAGGTTTCCTTGGTCTTGACATCGGTCCAAAATCAATCGCTAAATTTGACCAAGAATTGACTGGTGCTAAAACAGTTGTTTGGAATGGTCCTATGGGTGTCTTTGAAAACCCTGACTTCCAAGCTGGTACTATCGGTGTGATGGACGCTATCGTTAAACAACCAGGCGTGAAATCAATCATCGGTGGTGGTGACTCAGCTGCAGCTGCTATCAACCTTGGTCGTGCAGACAAGTTCTCATGGATCTCTACTGGTGGTGGTGCTTCTATGGAACTCCTTGAAGGTAAAGAACTTCCAGGTCTTGCTGCCCTTACAGACAAATAA
- the glnA gene encoding type I glutamate--ammonia ligase has protein sequence MAITAADIRREVKEKNVTFLRLMFSDIAGTLKNVEIPATQEQLDKVLSNKAMFDGSSIEGFVRINESDMYLYPDLDTWTVFPWGGENGAVAGLICDIYTAEGEPFAGDPRGNLKRALKHMEEVGFKSFNLGPEPEFFLFKLDEKGEPTLEVNDRGGYFDLAPTDLADNTRREIVNVLTEMGFEVEASHHEVAVGQHEIDFKYADVLKACDNIQIFKLVVKTIARKHGLYATFMAKPKFGINGSGMHCNMSLFDQEGNNAFYDPEDPRGMQLSETAYAFLGGLMAHAYSFTAIMNPTVNSYKRLVPGYEAPVYIAWAGRNRSPLIRVPASRGMGTRLELRSVDPTANPYLALAVLLEAGLDGIKNKIEAPAPVESNIYVMSPAERKAAGVVDLPSTLHNALKALEEDEVVKAALGNHITTNFLEAKRIEWASYAAFVSQWEIDNYLDLY, from the coding sequence ATGGCAATCACAGCAGCAGACATTCGTCGTGAAGTAAAAGAAAAAAACGTAACCTTTTTGCGTTTGATGTTTTCAGATATTGCAGGAACACTTAAAAATGTTGAAATTCCAGCAACACAAGAGCAACTAGATAAGGTCTTGTCAAACAAAGCTATGTTTGACGGCTCTTCTATCGAAGGATTCGTTCGTATCAACGAATCTGACATGTACCTCTACCCTGACTTGGACACATGGACAGTCTTTCCTTGGGGTGGTGAAAATGGTGCTGTGGCAGGCTTGATTTGTGATATTTACACAGCAGAAGGTGAGCCATTTGCAGGAGACCCTCGTGGAAACCTCAAACGTGCCCTTAAACATATGGAAGAAGTTGGGTTCAAATCCTTTAACCTTGGTCCAGAGCCAGAGTTTTTCCTCTTCAAATTGGATGAAAAAGGTGAGCCAACGCTCGAAGTGAACGACAGAGGTGGTTACTTTGACTTGGCACCGACTGACCTTGCGGACAACACACGTCGTGAGATTGTTAATGTCTTGACAGAAATGGGCTTTGAAGTGGAAGCGAGTCACCACGAAGTGGCTGTTGGTCAACACGAGATTGACTTTAAGTATGCTGATGTTTTGAAGGCTTGTGACAATATCCAAATCTTTAAGCTGGTTGTTAAGACTATCGCTCGTAAGCACGGTTTGTATGCAACCTTCATGGCAAAACCAAAATTTGGTATCAACGGTTCAGGTATGCACTGTAACATGTCCCTCTTTGACCAAGAAGGCAACAATGCTTTTTACGATCCTGAAGATCCTCGTGGTATGCAATTGTCTGAGACAGCTTACGCTTTCTTGGGTGGTTTGATGGCGCATGCTTACAGCTTTACAGCTATTATGAACCCAACGGTTAACTCTTACAAACGTTTGGTTCCTGGCTATGAAGCCCCTGTTTACATTGCTTGGGCAGGACGTAACCGTTCACCACTTATCCGAGTACCCGCTTCTCGTGGCATGGGAACACGTCTTGAGTTGCGCTCAGTTGACCCAACGGCTAACCCTTACCTAGCGCTTGCTGTTTTGCTTGAAGCTGGACTAGATGGTATCAAAAATAAAATTGAAGCGCCAGCACCGGTTGAATCTAACATCTACGTGATGTCACCTGCTGAGCGTAAAGCTGCTGGTGTCGTAGACCTCCCATCTACACTTCACAACGCTCTTAAAGCTCTTGAGGAAGATGAAGTGGTCAAAGCTGCACTTGGTAACCACATCACAACCAACTTCCTCGAAGCCAAA
- the dtd gene encoding D-aminoacyl-tRNA deacylase, which translates to MRVIIQRVKTAQVAVSDEVIAEIADGLLLLVGVAPDDTQEDLDYACRKIVNMRIFSDEAGKMNLSIKDIKGSILSVSQFTLFAETKKGNRPAFTGAANPTLAKDYYEQFNDKLAQSVPVETGIFGADMQVTLENDGPVTIILDTKQR; encoded by the coding sequence ATGCGAGTTATTATTCAACGAGTCAAGACGGCACAAGTTGCTGTATCAGATGAGGTCATTGCAGAGATTGCTGATGGGCTCTTGCTTCTAGTCGGTGTAGCGCCCGATGACACGCAAGAAGATTTGGACTATGCTTGTCGCAAGATTGTCAACATGCGTATCTTCTCAGATGAAGCTGGCAAGATGAACCTGTCTATCAAGGACATCAAAGGGAGCATTTTATCCGTGTCACAGTTTACTCTCTTTGCTGAGACGAAAAAGGGCAATCGCCCTGCCTTTACAGGTGCAGCAAACCCCACCCTTGCTAAAGACTATTATGAGCAGTTTAATGACAAGCTAGCACAAAGTGTGCCGGTAGAAACGGGTATCTTCGGCGCAGACATGCAGGTCACACTTGAAAATGACGGACCCGTCACTATCATCCTTGATACAAAGCAGCGCTAG